The Rhodospirillales bacterium genome includes the window CGCCGCTGTTCGAAGCCATGCGCTACGGGACGTTGAACGGCGGGAAACGTCTGCGGCCGTTTTTGATGATGCAATCGGCCAAGCTGTTCAATGTCGACCAGAAACGCGCCCGGCGCGTGGCCGCCGCGCTGGAACTGGTCCACAGCTATTCTCTGATTCACGATGACCTGCCCGCCATGGATAACTCCGACACGCGGCGAGGCAAGGCCTCCGTTCACCGCGCCTATAACGAAGCCACGGCTATTTTGGCCGGTGATGCGCTTTTGACGCTGGCCTTTGAAGTCCTGTCCTCCCCGGAAACCCATGAAGATCCCCACGTTCGCTGTGAACTGGTAACGGCGCTGGCCAAGGCGTCTGGCGGTCACGGCATGTGCGGCGGCCAGATGTTGGACCTGATCGGCGAAACCGAAGAATTTGATGTCGGCACCTTATCCCGCCTGCAACGCATGAAAACCGGCGCGTTGTTTGAATTCGCCTGCGAAGCCGGCGCCATCCTCGGCAAGGGAAACGAACCGCATAAAAAAGCGCTGCGGAATTACGCCCGCGACCTCGGCCTTGCGTTTCAGGTCACCGATGACATCCTCGACGTCGAAGCCGATCCGAATGTCACCGGCAAACCGGCCAATCAGGACGAAGAAGCGGGGAAAACCACCTTCGTCACCGCGATGGGTAAGGAACAAGCCAAAATGCGCGCCGAAATGCTGGTACAGCAAGCCGTCCGCCATCTGCACATCTTCGACAACCGTGCCGAGACCTTGAAAGAACTGGCTCTGTATGTCTTGGAGAGACGAGCGTAATTTTTTCTAAATTATTCTTGGAAATTCGGCATGGTTAACGCTATGAATAGCGGATCATGAAAAACGCGCCCAAACCACAGATTGTCGCATCGGCAACCCCGTCCTCATTACTGGACCGGGTCGACGGCCCTGCTGACCTGAAAAGCTTTTCCGATGACGAACTTCGCACGCTGGCCGAGGAAGTCCGCCGCGAGACCATCGCCAGCGTCGCCAAGACCGGCGGGCATCTGGGCGCTAGCCTCGGCGTTGTGGAACTGACCGTCGCCCTGCACGCCGTGTTCGATACGCCGGCGGATAAACTGATCTGGGATGTCGGTCATCAATGCTACCCCCACAAGATCTTAACCGGCCGCCGGGACCGTATGCACACCCTGCGTCAGGGTGGCGGCCTGTCCGGCTTCACCAAGCGCGCGGAAAGTGAATACGATCCGTTCGGCGCGGGCCACAGCTCCACCTCCATTTCTGCGGGACTCGGCATGGCGGTCGCGCGCGACCACGCACATAAAAATAACGAAGTCATCTGCGTCATCGGCGACGGATCCATGAGCGCCGGCCAAGCCTACGAAGCCATGAACAATGCCGGCGATTTAAACAGCCGCCTGATCGTGATCCTGAACGACAACGACATGTCGATCGGCCGCCCGACCGGCGCACTCAGCAAGCATTTAACCCGCCTTGTCTCGTCCAAGCCTTATATGGGCGCCCGCGAAGCCACCAAGAAACTGGCACAAGCCCTGCCGCCGCCGCTGCGCCGCGCCGTGGGCAAGGCCGAAGAAACAGCTCGCCACGCGCTGCACGCAGGGACGATGTTCGAAGACATGGGCTTTTACTATATCGGCCCGGTCGATGGTCACAATCTGGATCATCTGCTTCCTGTTCTACGCAATGTCCGGGACAGCAACCGCCAAGGCCCGGTCCTGATCCACGTCGTCACGGAAAAGGGCAAAGGCTATGGCCACGCCGAATCTGCCGCCGACAAAATGCACGGCGTCGCCAAGTTCGATGTGATTACCGGCAACCAGCATAAACCCGCCGCCGCCGCGCCCGCCTATACCAAGGTTTTCGCGGATACCCTGATTAACCTCGCAAAGGCCGATGACAAAATCATCGGCATCACCGCCGCTATGCCCTCCGGCACCGGCATGGATGCGTTCGGCAAGGCCTTCCCCGATCGCATGTACGATGTCGGCATCGCCGAGCAGCACGCCGTCACCTTTGCCGCCGGGATGGCCTGCGAAGGCTTCAAACCCTTCGTTGCGCTCTACTCCACCTTCCTGCAGCGCGCCTATGACCAGCTCATCCACGATGTCGCGATCCAGAATTTGCCCGTGCGTTTTATCATCGACCGCGCCGGCCTCGTCGGAGCCGACGGAGCCACCCACGCCGGCAGCTTCGATACCGCCTACCTTGGCTGTATCCCGAATATGGTGCTGATGGCACCGAGCGACGAAGCCGAACTCACCCGCATGATCGCCACCGCGGCCAGCTATGATGACGGCCCCATTGCGGTCCGCTTCCCGCGCGGCAACGGCACGGGCACCGCCCAGCCCGAAACGCCGCGGCCCCTCGCAATCGGCAAAGGCCGCATCCTGCGAGAAGGCACCGACATCGCCCTGCTATCCTATGGCACCCGGCTGGATGAATGTTTGAAAGCCGCCGATATGCTGGGAAAACAAGGCCACAGCGTCACCATCGCGGACGCCCGCTTTGCCAAACCGCTCGACGAAGAATTGGTCAAACGCCTCGCCCAGAGTCATAAACAACTCATCACGATCGAGGAAGGTTCCCGCGGCGGCTTCGGCTCTATCGTGCTGGAATATCTGGCCAACAACGACTTGCTGACAAACCTGAAAGTCCGGCCCCTCACCCTGCCCGACCGCTTTCAGGATCACGACACCCCCGACAAACAATACGAAGATGCGGGGTTAACCGCACAATCCATCCTCCGTCATTGCGAGGAATAACATGACGAAGCAATCTCGTCCAGATTGCCGCGTTCGTTTCACTCTCTCGCAATGACATGTTATAAAAAGCTATGAAACAGC containing:
- a CDS encoding polyprenyl synthetase family protein, which codes for MPSPREASAHLQERMDETITVVNKTIERLLPDTDLPEAPLFEAMRYGTLNGGKRLRPFLMMQSAKLFNVDQKRARRVAAALELVHSYSLIHDDLPAMDNSDTRRGKASVHRAYNEATAILAGDALLTLAFEVLSSPETHEDPHVRCELVTALAKASGGHGMCGGQMLDLIGETEEFDVGTLSRLQRMKTGALFEFACEAGAILGKGNEPHKKALRNYARDLGLAFQVTDDILDVEADPNVTGKPANQDEEAGKTTFVTAMGKEQAKMRAEMLVQQAVRHLHIFDNRAETLKELALYVLERRA
- a CDS encoding 1-deoxy-D-xylulose-5-phosphate synthase, translated to MKNAPKPQIVASATPSSLLDRVDGPADLKSFSDDELRTLAEEVRRETIASVAKTGGHLGASLGVVELTVALHAVFDTPADKLIWDVGHQCYPHKILTGRRDRMHTLRQGGGLSGFTKRAESEYDPFGAGHSSTSISAGLGMAVARDHAHKNNEVICVIGDGSMSAGQAYEAMNNAGDLNSRLIVILNDNDMSIGRPTGALSKHLTRLVSSKPYMGAREATKKLAQALPPPLRRAVGKAEETARHALHAGTMFEDMGFYYIGPVDGHNLDHLLPVLRNVRDSNRQGPVLIHVVTEKGKGYGHAESAADKMHGVAKFDVITGNQHKPAAAAPAYTKVFADTLINLAKADDKIIGITAAMPSGTGMDAFGKAFPDRMYDVGIAEQHAVTFAAGMACEGFKPFVALYSTFLQRAYDQLIHDVAIQNLPVRFIIDRAGLVGADGATHAGSFDTAYLGCIPNMVLMAPSDEAELTRMIATAASYDDGPIAVRFPRGNGTGTAQPETPRPLAIGKGRILREGTDIALLSYGTRLDECLKAADMLGKQGHSVTIADARFAKPLDEELVKRLAQSHKQLITIEEGSRGGFGSIVLEYLANNDLLTNLKVRPLTLPDRFQDHDTPDKQYEDAGLTAQSILRHCEE